The following coding sequences are from one Asterias amurensis chromosome 8, ASM3211899v1 window:
- the LOC139940533 gene encoding protein Skeletor, isoforms B/C-like isoform X1 → MMGVVALAFIIHVVGLSSAAQYFGKELGQLRTEAHGVTGTVKIADSKTIVIEDFNYDGAGPDAYIWVGTTDQPGAVGTIVPAFEGDTDKLRAYTGERVIAKLPGSMTVQDYKWISIWCRMAGANFGDIYIPASFANPAPFNLGALPTYAHRVKADSVVINDAKTLTFTNLFYDGNGPDAYFWADTRSTPTSSGTKLIWQPGMSNSGANQRIGMSFTGQTVTVTMPGDTTVYDFMNIGLWCVAARQDFGSITYNTDTLNVPAVLDPPPSSTYPNCKVLVDDEFQVQWRITDNKIDVELASLVKPGNYMAFGLSGSDTSTLMEGSDVTVAWMDEGSMSPMVADYNLQSKAQCGLNDGRGACPDNVPKVNGTSDSTLLALLFGKGITRISYSRLLDTGDSIDKVIPTDRDVFISWALGPINANGRTAKHISAPTDNPQINFGVSTRSTCPPLPVGDDGPPLPPWKALETKDETSFVVEIGQSGGKRGYTGITGIVGWGIAWYVNGLLIPEITVERGVTYTFTVYGGDNPGKSAEYHPFYITTDPEGGHAQLSDAEKAKRTIFAGPTAGPLCSWEVAQTGSNPDDFTNFADYKATLERNCIGSGSDGVKMTWTPDENTPDLVYYQCYTHRFLGWKINVNSAAGLKISLLLLLAMFAVIKLL, encoded by the exons ATGATGGGTGTTGTGGCATTGGCATTCATTATACATG TCGTGGGTCTTTCATCCGCCGCACAATACTTTGGCAAGGAGTTGGGTCAACTAAGGACAGAAGCTCATGGGGTCACGGGTACCGTTAAAATCGCTGACTCAAAAACCATCGTCATTGAGGATTTTAATTACGATGGTGCTGGACCAG ATGCATACATCTGGGTCGGAACAACCGATCAGCCTGGTGCTGTTGGAACTATTGTGCCTGCCTTTGAAGGAGA CACCGATAAGCTGAGAGCGTACACCGGGGAGCGTGTCATAGCTAAACTACCAGGCTCAATGACGGTACAGGACTACAAGTGGATATCAATCTGGTGTAGAATGGCAGGC GCCAACTTTGGAGATATTTATATACCTGCTTCATTTGCCAACCCGGCACCGTTCAATCTGGGAGCGTTGCCCACGTATGCCCATCGTGTCAAAGCGGATAGTGTCGTCATTAACGACGCCAAGACTCTCACTTTCACAAACCTCTTTTATGACGGAAATGGCCCAG ATGCTTATTTCTGGGCAGACACACGAAGCACTCCAACAAGTAGTGGCACCAAGCTCATCTGGCAACCTGG TATGTCAAATTCTGGGGCTAACCAGAGGATAGGAATGTCCTTCACTGGTCAAACAGTGACAGTCACCATGCCGGGTGATACCACCGTCTATGACTTCATGAACATTGGGCTGTGGTGCGTCGCCGCCCGTCAAGACTTTGGCAGTATCACCTACAATACAGATACTCTCAATGTTCCAGCTGTTCTGGACCCCCCTCCATCTTCG ACATACCCAAACTGTAAGGTGTTGGTAGACGATGAATTCCAGGTCCAGTGGAGAATCACTGACAATAAGATTGACGTGGAGCTGGCCAGCCTGGTCAAACCGGGCAACTACATGGCGTTCGGGTTGAGTGGATCCGACACTAGCACCCTAATGGAGGGGTCTGACGTGACGGTCGCATGGATGGACGAAGGAAGCATGAGTCCCATGGTGGCCGATTACAACTTGCAGTCCAAGGCTCag TGTGGCCTTAATGATGGGCGTGGTGCATGCCCAGACAATGTCCCCAAGGTCAACGGAACAAGCGACTCCACCCTATTGGCTCTTCTATTCGGAAAGGGCATCACAAGGATTTCATACTCTCGTCTTCTTGACACAG GTGATAGCATTGATAAGGTGATACCCACTGATCGTGATGTTTTCATCTCCTGGGCGTTGGGACCTATCAACGCTAATGGACGAACCGCTAAACATATCTCCGCCCCAACAG ATAATCCTCAAATTAACTTTGGTGTCTCGACCCGTTCAACGTGTCCTCCGTTGCCGGTTGGTGATGATGGGCCCCCACTGCCGCCATGGAAGGCCTTGGAGACCAAAGATGAGACATCTTTTGTCGTTGAGATTGGTCAGTCTGGGGGAAAGCGTGGCTACACAGGAATCACAG GTATTGTCGGATGGGGTATCGCATGGTACGTCAACGGCCTTCTGATCCCGGAGATCACTGTGGAGAGGGGTGTCACCTACACCTTCACGGTCTACGGCGGAGACAACCCGGGGAAAAGCGCAGAATATCACCCCTTCTACATCACCACCGACCCGGAAGGAGGTCACGCTCAACTGTCAGACGCTGAGAAAGCG AAACGGACAATATTTGCCGGGCCAAcag CGGGACCTTTATGCAGTTGGGAAGTTGCCCAGACCGGCTCCAACCCTGATGACTTTACTAACTTTGCTGATTATAAAGCAACGCTTGAGCGCAATTGCATAGGAAGTGGCTCTGATGGTGTGAAGATGACATGGACACCAGACGAGAATACACCGGACCTTGTGTACTATCAG TGCTACACTCATCGTTTCTTGGGATGGAAAATTAACGTCAACTCAGCAGCTGGACTCAAGATATCTTTGCTCCTCCTCCTGGCCATGTTTGCTGTTATCAAACTCCTCTAG
- the LOC139940533 gene encoding protein Skeletor, isoforms B/C-like isoform X2: protein MAGANFGDIYIPASFANPAPFNLGALPTYAHRVKADSVVINDAKTLTFTNLFYDGNGPDAYFWADTRSTPTSSGTKLIWQPGMSNSGANQRIGMSFTGQTVTVTMPGDTTVYDFMNIGLWCVAARQDFGSITYNTDTLNVPAVLDPPPSSTYPNCKVLVDDEFQVQWRITDNKIDVELASLVKPGNYMAFGLSGSDTSTLMEGSDVTVAWMDEGSMSPMVADYNLQSKAQCGLNDGRGACPDNVPKVNGTSDSTLLALLFGKGITRISYSRLLDTGDSIDKVIPTDRDVFISWALGPINANGRTAKHISAPTDNPQINFGVSTRSTCPPLPVGDDGPPLPPWKALETKDETSFVVEIGQSGGKRGYTGITGIVGWGIAWYVNGLLIPEITVERGVTYTFTVYGGDNPGKSAEYHPFYITTDPEGGHAQLSDAEKAKRTIFAGPTAGPLCSWEVAQTGSNPDDFTNFADYKATLERNCIGSGSDGVKMTWTPDENTPDLVYYQCYTHRFLGWKINVNSAAGLKISLLLLLAMFAVIKLL, encoded by the exons ATGGCAGGC GCCAACTTTGGAGATATTTATATACCTGCTTCATTTGCCAACCCGGCACCGTTCAATCTGGGAGCGTTGCCCACGTATGCCCATCGTGTCAAAGCGGATAGTGTCGTCATTAACGACGCCAAGACTCTCACTTTCACAAACCTCTTTTATGACGGAAATGGCCCAG ATGCTTATTTCTGGGCAGACACACGAAGCACTCCAACAAGTAGTGGCACCAAGCTCATCTGGCAACCTGG TATGTCAAATTCTGGGGCTAACCAGAGGATAGGAATGTCCTTCACTGGTCAAACAGTGACAGTCACCATGCCGGGTGATACCACCGTCTATGACTTCATGAACATTGGGCTGTGGTGCGTCGCCGCCCGTCAAGACTTTGGCAGTATCACCTACAATACAGATACTCTCAATGTTCCAGCTGTTCTGGACCCCCCTCCATCTTCG ACATACCCAAACTGTAAGGTGTTGGTAGACGATGAATTCCAGGTCCAGTGGAGAATCACTGACAATAAGATTGACGTGGAGCTGGCCAGCCTGGTCAAACCGGGCAACTACATGGCGTTCGGGTTGAGTGGATCCGACACTAGCACCCTAATGGAGGGGTCTGACGTGACGGTCGCATGGATGGACGAAGGAAGCATGAGTCCCATGGTGGCCGATTACAACTTGCAGTCCAAGGCTCag TGTGGCCTTAATGATGGGCGTGGTGCATGCCCAGACAATGTCCCCAAGGTCAACGGAACAAGCGACTCCACCCTATTGGCTCTTCTATTCGGAAAGGGCATCACAAGGATTTCATACTCTCGTCTTCTTGACACAG GTGATAGCATTGATAAGGTGATACCCACTGATCGTGATGTTTTCATCTCCTGGGCGTTGGGACCTATCAACGCTAATGGACGAACCGCTAAACATATCTCCGCCCCAACAG ATAATCCTCAAATTAACTTTGGTGTCTCGACCCGTTCAACGTGTCCTCCGTTGCCGGTTGGTGATGATGGGCCCCCACTGCCGCCATGGAAGGCCTTGGAGACCAAAGATGAGACATCTTTTGTCGTTGAGATTGGTCAGTCTGGGGGAAAGCGTGGCTACACAGGAATCACAG GTATTGTCGGATGGGGTATCGCATGGTACGTCAACGGCCTTCTGATCCCGGAGATCACTGTGGAGAGGGGTGTCACCTACACCTTCACGGTCTACGGCGGAGACAACCCGGGGAAAAGCGCAGAATATCACCCCTTCTACATCACCACCGACCCGGAAGGAGGTCACGCTCAACTGTCAGACGCTGAGAAAGCG AAACGGACAATATTTGCCGGGCCAAcag CGGGACCTTTATGCAGTTGGGAAGTTGCCCAGACCGGCTCCAACCCTGATGACTTTACTAACTTTGCTGATTATAAAGCAACGCTTGAGCGCAATTGCATAGGAAGTGGCTCTGATGGTGTGAAGATGACATGGACACCAGACGAGAATACACCGGACCTTGTGTACTATCAG TGCTACACTCATCGTTTCTTGGGATGGAAAATTAACGTCAACTCAGCAGCTGGACTCAAGATATCTTTGCTCCTCCTCCTGGCCATGTTTGCTGTTATCAAACTCCTCTAG